A window of Mytilus edulis chromosome 10, xbMytEdul2.2, whole genome shotgun sequence contains these coding sequences:
- the LOC139493038 gene encoding alpha-protein kinase vwkA-like produces the protein MPPKPVLPPINPLRTIRPPIDPPATRHPASTEIPRSVRPPVSLGHPLDLAFIMDTTGSMSSYINSAKANIRKIVNAIVRSSQSRVRLAFVEYRDHKPQERSFVTRTHDFTKSVETMKTWLDNAKAQGGGDTPEAVADALNEAAMLSWNKESTKISIMVSDAPPHALDPSMDSSFHNGCPNEHDPM, from the coding sequence ATGCCGCCAAAACCTGTTTTGCCACCAATCAATCCACTAAGAACTATCAGACCACCAATTGATCCTCCAGCAACTAGACACCCAGCATCCACTGAAATACCAAGATCAGTTAGACCTCCAGTTTCTCTCGGACATCCTCTTGATCTAGCTTTTATTATGGACACTACAGGAAGCATGTCTTCTTATATTAATAGTGCGAAGGCAAATATTCGAAAAATTGTTAACGCTATTGTACGAAGTTCGCAAAGTAGAGTTCGGCTGGCCTTCGTGGAATACAGAGATCACAAACCACAGGAGCGATCGTTCGTGACAAGAACCCATGATTTTACTAAATCCGTGGAAACAATGAAAACATGGCTGGACAATGCAAAAGCACAAGGAGGTGGCGACACACCGGAAGCTGTTGCTGATGCTTTGAATGAAGCGGCAATGTTATCATGGAATAAGGAATCAACTAAAATCAGTATTATGGTTTCCGATGCTCCGCCTCATGCTTTGGATCCTTCTATGGATAGTTCATTTCATAACGGATGTCCGAATGAACACGATCCAATGTAA